The Amycolatopsis solani genome segment TTCGCCAGCACCGCGCTGGTCACCTGGCTCTACCTCCGCTACGCGCGCCGCCACGTCGACCCGCGCGTGGCCGAACTGCGCGCCCGCGAGGGCGTGGCGGAAGGGACGAGCCGGTGACCGCCCTCGCCGCGGGCGGGGTGCCCGCCAGCGACCCGCTCGTCAACACGGTCGTGTTCGCCCTCTTCGTGGCCATCACGCTGTACGTCGTCTACCGGGCCAGCAGCCGCAACTCGTCGACCGCGGACTACTACGCCGCGGGCAGCGCCTTCACCGGCCGCCAGAACGGCATCGCCCTCTCCGGCGACTTCCTCTCGGCGGCGTCCTTCCTCGGGATCGCCGGCGCCATCGCGATCCACGGCTACGACGGCTTCCTCTACTCGATCGGCTTCCTCGTCGCGTGGCTGGTCGACCTGCTCCTGATCGCCGAACTGCTGCGCAACACCGGCCGCTTCACGATGGGCGACGTGCTCAGCTTCCGGATGAAGCAGCGCCCGGTCCGCGCGGCGGCGGCGACGTCGACGCTGGTCATCTCCTTCTTCTACATGCTCGCGCAGATGGCGGGCGCCGGTGGCCTGGTGGCACTGCTGCTGAACGTGCACTCCAAGCTCGGCCAGGCGCTGGTGATCGGCGTCGTCGGCCTGGTCATGGTGCTGTACGTGCTGGTCGGCGGGATGAAGGGCACCACGTGGGTGCAGATCATCAAGGCGACGATCCTGCTGCTGTGCGGCGCGCTGCTCACGGTGTTCCTGTTCGGCAAGTTCGGCTTCTCGTTCTCGAACCTGCTCTCCTCGGCGGCGGAAAACAGCCCGCTCGGCGACAAGCTCCTCGAGCCGGGCGGCTCGTACGGCAAGAACGGCACCACCAAGCTGGACTTCGTGTCGCTGGCGCTGGCGCTGGTGCTCGGCGCGGCGGCGCTGCCGCACGTGCTGATGCGCTTCTACACGGTGCCGAACTCCCGTGAGGCGCGGCGAAGCGTCGTCTGGGCGACGGCGTGCATGTTCCTCTTCTACCTGTGCACGCTGGTGATCGGCTTCGGCGCGGCCGCGCTGGTCGGCGCGGACGAGATCAAGGCCGCGCCCGGCGGCGAGAACTCGGCGGCGCCGCTGCTGGCGCTGCACGTCGGCGGCACGCTGCTGCTGGGCATCATCGCCGCGGTGGCCTTCGCGACGATCCTCGCGGTCGTGGCCGGGCTGACGATCACCGCGTCGGCCTCGTTCGCCCACGACGTCTACGCGAACATCTTCAAGCGGGGCAAGGCGGAGCCCGCCGACGAGGTCCGGGTGGCGCGGCTGACCGCGATCGTCGTCGGCGCGATGGCGATCATCGGCGGCGTGCTGGCGAACGGGCAGAACATCGCGTTCCTGGTCGCGCTGGCGTTCGCGGTGGCGGCGTCGGCGAACCTCTCGACGCTGCTCTACTCCTTGTTCTGGAAGCGGTTCAACACCACCGGCACGCTGTGGGGCATCTACGGCGGCCTGATCGCGTGCCTGCTGCTGGTGCTGTTCTCGCCGGTCGTCTCCGGTTCGCCGGATTCGATCTTCAAGGGCATCGACTTCGCCTGGTTCCCGCTGAAGAACCCGGGCCTGGTCTCGATCCCGTTCTCGTTCCTGTGCGGGTTCGTCGGCACGCTGGTCGGCAAGCCGAAGGCGGACGAGGCGAAGCAGGCCGAGATGGAAGTCCGGTCCCTCACCGGGATCGGCAGCTGACGGCCTGGACGGCCTGCGTCACGCGCGCAGGCCGTCCAGGATCACGGTCAGCACCCGCTTCCCCTCCTCCGGGCTGCAGTTGCGCACCGCCATCCCGGCGCCGTGGCCCAGCCGCAGCACGTCGACGCCCTGGATGTCCGCGCGGATCAGCCCCGCGTCCTGGGCGGCGCCGACCAGGACGCCGGTGGCTTCGCGCAGCCGCTTCTGGCAGTACTGGAAGGTCTCCGAGCCGGAGTCGATCGACTCCTTGAGGAACGTGGCCAGCTTGTGCCGCTCGACGACCCAGGTGACCTGGGCGGTCAGCCAGGCTTCCAGCGCTTCCCACGGCGGCAGCTCGTCCCGCAGCGCGAACGCGCGGTCGGCGAGCACTTCGATCTCGTCGCGGTAGACCGCCTCGAACAGCTTCTCGCGCGTCGGGAAGTGCCGGTAGAGCGTCCCCGCCCCGACCCCCGCCTTCTTCGCGATGTCGTCCAGCGGCACGTCGGCCCCGTGCGCGGTGAAGAGCTCCTTCGCCGTCGCGACGATGCGCTCGTAGTTGCGCCGCGCGTCCGCCCGCATCGGACGCGCCGTGTCCCCGCCCGGCATCCCGGCCTCCTCACCACGTAACCGGAGAGATTCTCCGAATTCGCTTGCGCATCCGGAGACGCTCTCCATATTATCGCTTCAGACCCCAAGTGGAGAAGCTCTCCACTTACCTTCGTGCTCCTTGGGGGAGTATCCCTTGTCGCAGCAAACGCTCCATCGTGCGGTCGAGCCTGCCCCGGCCCACCGCAGCGGGCTGGTCCTCGCGATCATCCTGACCTGTCAGCTCATGCTCATCCTCGACGCGACCGTGATGAACGTCGCCCTCCCGCGCATCCAGGCCGACCTGGGGTTCTCCCCCACCGGCCTGTCCTGGGTGATGACCGCCTACAGCCTCGTCTTCGGCGGTTTGCTGCTGCTCGGCGGCCGGGCGGGTGACCTGTTCGGCCGGCGCCGGATGTTCGTCGCGGGCACCGCGCTGTTCACCCTCGCCTCGCTGGCCGGCGGCCTCGCCGACTCGGCTGCGCTGCTCATCGCCGCCCGCGTCCTGCAGGGCGTCGGCGCCGCCATGGCCGGCCCGAGCACCCTGGCCCTGGTCACCACGACGTTCACCGAGGCCAAGGCCCGCGTGCGGGCGCTGGCGCTGTTCTCCGCGATGTCCAGCGGCGGCTTCGCGATCGGCCTGATCGTCGGCGGCCTGCTCACCGAGTGGATCTCGTGGCGCGCCGCGCTGTTCATCAACGTCCCGTTCGGGCTGGCGATCGTGCTCCTCGCCCCGCGGTTCGTCCCCGAGCCGCCGCGGCGACGGGCCCACCTCGACCTGCCCGGCGCGATCACCGGCACCTTCGGCGTCGGCGCGCTCGTGTTCGCCTTCACGCACGCCGCGTCCGACGGCTGGGGCAGCCCGGTGACCCTCGGCTCGCTCGCCGGCGGCCTGGCGCTGCTCACGGCGTTCGTCGTGATCGAAGCCCGGACCGCGCTGCCGCTGGTCCCGCTGCGCCTGTTCGCCGACCGCAACCGCAGCGCGGCCTACGTCAACTTCTTCCTCGGCCCCATGGCGATGATGTCGATGTTCTTCTTCCTCACCCAGTTCATGCAGGACATCCGGCACTACGCCGCGCTGGCCACCGGGTTCGCCTTCCTGCCCATGGCGGCGCTGATCTTCACCATGAGCCGGCTCGTGCCGCGGTTGCTGCCCCGCTACGGGCCGAAGCCGCTGGCGATCACCGGGTCGCTGCTGATGGTGGCGGGCGTCGCCTGGCTCGCCACGCTCACCACGAGCAGCGCGTACTTCCCGGCGTTGCTGGGACCGCTGCTGCTCATGGGGCTCGGCGGCGGGCTGGCGTTCGCGCCGCTCAACGTGATCGTGATGGCCACCGTGCCCAGCGAGGACGCGGGCGCCGCGGGCGGCGTGCTGCAGACGATGCAGCAGGTCGGCAGCACGCTCGGGCTGGCCGTGCTGATCACCGTGTTCGGCTCGGTGACCCGTTCGGCGGGCTCGACCGGCGCCCAGCTGACGGTCGACGGGATGACCGCCGCGTTCGGGACGGCCGCGGTGTTCGCGGCCTGCACGTTCCTGGTGGCGCTGACGTTCCGCCGCCAGGGCGCGGCTACAGCTTCTGCCCGGCCTTGACCTTGTGCGTCACCCGGCGCTCGACGAGGAACGAGACGAACGGGACGCAGCCGGCCAGCAGCACGAGCACGGTGCCCTTGATCGACCAGCGGGCCTTGATCGCCAGGTCGATGGTCAGCACCAGGTAGATCATGTAGAGGACGCCGTGGATCGGCGAGTACACCGCGGACGGCGTCGGGTTGTCGAAGCCGTAGCGCAGCACCATCACGAAGCACAGGCCGAGCAGGCCGACGCCGGTGACGTAGGCGGCGGTCCGGAACCGGACCAGGGGGCCGGCGAGCGGCACCGCTGTCCGGGCGCCTTCGGTGCTGGTGGTCATCGGGTCGTCCTCACTCTGCGGCCTGCTGGTCGCGGGCGTTCAGTTCACGCAGGTAACGGTTGTACGAGGCCAGCTCCTCGTCTTCGTCCGTGGGTCGCACGTCGGGACGGGGACGGGGAGCGGGCACTTCGGCGACGGGCTGTTCCCCGGGCTTCGCGTCCGCGGTGCCGTCGGCTTCGGCCTTCAGGCGGAGTTTGCGGATGCGCCAGAACATGAAGGCGGGGAAGAGCCCGAACAGCGGCCACTGCAGGACGTAGCCGAGGTTCTGGAAGGTGCCGTTCGCCGAGGTGAAGCGGTCCCACTGCCACCAGGCGAGCCCGCAGCAGACGAGCAGGCTCACCAGGCACGTCGCGGCGATCGCGATCCGGCGCCCCCAGGGGGACACGGCCGGCGGGTGGGGATCTGGCACGGTTCGACGCTAGCACTGGACGGCCAAGCGGCGACGGCCGACCGCGACCCGGGTGGCCCGGCTCTCAGCGGCCTTGGATGAGGTTGGGGCGCCGGTCGCGGGCTTGGAGTGCCGCGTCGGGGGTGCCAAGTGCCGCGAATGACTCATTCGGGACGTCGGAGGTCCCGAATGAGTCATTCGCGACCTCGCGGGCCTCCGGAGCGGCGCGGGACCGTCCGCGATCCAGCGCCGGTGGTGGTCGCAAGAGAGCGGTGCAGGCGAGTTCGCGGCCGAACGGGCCGCCGGTGGGCCCCGATGCCGGAAGGCTCGCGGGCGAAGGAGCCCGGGCCGCTGGGCCACGATCCCGCGAAGTCACGGCCGAACGAGCCCGCCGGTAGGGCTACGGTGCCGGGACGCTCGCGCGGACGAAAAGCCCGACGGTCGGGACCACAGCGCCGGCGAGGTCGCACCGAGCGGCGCCGACCGCGGTACCGGGCCGCGGCGCTCAACCCTGCTTGCGGACCGACTGGGCGCCCTTCGCGTAGCCGTCCGCCAAGCCGAACACCTTCTGCGCGTACTCCGTCGAATTGTTGTACGACAGGATCCCGGCCCACCACCCGTCCGGGCTGGCCATGTCGCGGCCGCCCGCGCACAGGTACCGCGCCGCCGCCAAAGCCGCGTCGTCGATCTGCTGGGGGTCGCCGAGGCCGTCGCCGTTGCCGTCCGACGCCCACTTGCGCCAGGTGCTCGGGATGAACTGCATCGGGCCGACCGCGCGGTCGACGCCGGTGTCGCCGTCGTAGCGGCCGCCGTCGGTGTCGCCGATCGCCTGGACGCCGGCCGAGCCATCGAGGGGGACGCCGATGATCGGCTTGGACGGGCGGCCGTCCGCGCCGAGGATCGCGCCCGCGTACTGGCCGTGGTTCGACTCGATGCGGCCGATGCCGGCGAGCGTGGCCCACGAGATCTTGCACTTCGGCTGGTCGGCGCGCATCGCCAGCTCGGCGTTGCCGTACGCGGACAGCGCGCGGGCCGGGACGCCGGTCACCGCGGCGACCTGGTTCGCCCATTGCGACAGCGTTGCCGGGCCCGTGCTGCGGGCCTGCTGGGGAGACGTCTGCTGCTCGGCCCCGCCCGCCACGGCGCCGCCGGCCGGGGCGACCGACCCCGGGCGGACGTCGGCCGCCTTGACCTGCAGGGCGGGGATTTCGGTGGTGAGCGGGCTCGCCTCGGGCGTCGCCGCGCGGGTGACCAGCCAGATGCCGCCGCCGGCCACGGCCAGCACGGCGAGGACCACGATCAGCCGGGTGAGCACTGCGACGCTCTGGGAGCGTGGCGCCGGTGCCGGTGCGGCGGGGGCGGCTTCCTCGACGCTCGCGTCGATCGGGTCGTCCTCGTTCTTTCCGGTCCTGGTGCGCACGTAACTCCGGTCCTCCAGCGTGGTGTCGACGAAGTGTCAACGAGCCCGCGCAGGTTAGCGTTACGCGGGTCGCCGAAATCCTCTTCCCACGCCGGTTCACCCGGCCGTGTGAAAAACGTCAGGCGGACTTCTGCTGCCGCGCGAGGCGCGCGACACACCAGGCCGGGGCGCTGCCGCGGCGGAGGTGCTGCAGGACGGTCATCGGCCCGAGCCGGCGGCTCAGGTCGGACGGCGCGAGACCGGCCGCCCGGTAGTCGAGGGCTCGCTGGTCGAGCGGGCTGATGCCGGCGTCCCACCACTCTTCGGCCTCGGCGACGCCGCCGACCATCTGCCACCAGCCCGCGGCGGCGGTGAGGAGCTCTTCCGGGACGTCCGGCAGGCGGCTGCGCATCGCGGCGAGGTAGCCGGGATCGGCCGACTCGACGGGCACGAACCGGGACTGCCCGGTCCGGGCACGCTGGCCGGGGATGCCCGGAGCCTGCGGTGGCGCGTCGGCCAGCCACGCGGACGCGATGCGGTCGACCTCCTGCTCTTCGGGGGTCTGCTCGCGCTCGGCGGCCCATTGCCGGATCAGCGCGTCCACTCCGGGATCTCCGGTCATCCCTGCCTCCTTGTAGGTCCCCGACGGACAGGACCTGACGCCTGTCCCACGCGGTGGTGCCGCACGCACCAACCTGCACCTTGCTGAGTGGAAACTGCCTGCGTACCGGGGTTCTCCGGGGGGATGGCGAACCACCCGATCACGCAATGTGAGCACCGTAGGGCCGGGGTGGTCCCCTTCGCCAGACCCCCGGTGCCACGAATTCGCCGACCTGCGCGTTTTCAGCCGCAATCCACCCGGATGGTCGAGTGCTGGAGTCCGAAATCCGAGATTGGTGACGCTCGGTGATTTACCGTCCGCTAACACGGACGGTAGCCACCGGCGCCGCCCGATGCGGTGCCGGTGCGCGAGTCGGCGAAGATCAGGAGAAGAGCGTCCGGAAGAACGTGACGATCGCTTCGGCGCCGTCCTTGAGCCAGCCGAGCACGCGGTGCACGAAGTCTGCGGACTGCGTGGGCTGGGTGATCAGGAAGAACAGCACGATCGCCACCACCCCGACG includes the following:
- a CDS encoding solute symporter family protein gives rise to the protein MTALAAGGVPASDPLVNTVVFALFVAITLYVVYRASSRNSSTADYYAAGSAFTGRQNGIALSGDFLSAASFLGIAGAIAIHGYDGFLYSIGFLVAWLVDLLLIAELLRNTGRFTMGDVLSFRMKQRPVRAAAATSTLVISFFYMLAQMAGAGGLVALLLNVHSKLGQALVIGVVGLVMVLYVLVGGMKGTTWVQIIKATILLLCGALLTVFLFGKFGFSFSNLLSSAAENSPLGDKLLEPGGSYGKNGTTKLDFVSLALALVLGAAALPHVLMRFYTVPNSREARRSVVWATACMFLFYLCTLVIGFGAAALVGADEIKAAPGGENSAAPLLALHVGGTLLLGIIAAVAFATILAVVAGLTITASASFAHDVYANIFKRGKAEPADEVRVARLTAIVVGAMAIIGGVLANGQNIAFLVALAFAVAASANLSTLLYSLFWKRFNTTGTLWGIYGGLIACLLLVLFSPVVSGSPDSIFKGIDFAWFPLKNPGLVSIPFSFLCGFVGTLVGKPKADEAKQAEMEVRSLTGIGS
- a CDS encoding TetR/AcrR family transcriptional regulator, which produces MPGGDTARPMRADARRNYERIVATAKELFTAHGADVPLDDIAKKAGVGAGTLYRHFPTREKLFEAVYRDEIEVLADRAFALRDELPPWEALEAWLTAQVTWVVERHKLATFLKESIDSGSETFQYCQKRLREATGVLVGAAQDAGLIRADIQGVDVLRLGHGAGMAVRNCSPEEGKRVLTVILDGLRA
- a CDS encoding MFS transporter — its product is MSQQTLHRAVEPAPAHRSGLVLAIILTCQLMLILDATVMNVALPRIQADLGFSPTGLSWVMTAYSLVFGGLLLLGGRAGDLFGRRRMFVAGTALFTLASLAGGLADSAALLIAARVLQGVGAAMAGPSTLALVTTTFTEAKARVRALALFSAMSSGGFAIGLIVGGLLTEWISWRAALFINVPFGLAIVLLAPRFVPEPPRRRAHLDLPGAITGTFGVGALVFAFTHAASDGWGSPVTLGSLAGGLALLTAFVVIEARTALPLVPLRLFADRNRSAAYVNFFLGPMAMMSMFFFLTQFMQDIRHYAALATGFAFLPMAALIFTMSRLVPRLLPRYGPKPLAITGSLLMVAGVAWLATLTTSSAYFPALLGPLLLMGLGGGLAFAPLNVIVMATVPSEDAGAAGGVLQTMQQVGSTLGLAVLITVFGSVTRSAGSTGAQLTVDGMTAAFGTAAVFAACTFLVALTFRRQGAATASARP
- a CDS encoding DUF3817 domain-containing protein, whose protein sequence is MTTSTEGARTAVPLAGPLVRFRTAAYVTGVGLLGLCFVMVLRYGFDNPTPSAVYSPIHGVLYMIYLVLTIDLAIKARWSIKGTVLVLLAGCVPFVSFLVERRVTHKVKAGQKL
- a CDS encoding lytic transglycosylase domain-containing protein, whose amino-acid sequence is MRTRTGKNEDDPIDASVEEAAPAAPAPAPRSQSVAVLTRLIVVLAVLAVAGGGIWLVTRAATPEASPLTTEIPALQVKAADVRPGSVAPAGGAVAGGAEQQTSPQQARSTGPATLSQWANQVAAVTGVPARALSAYGNAELAMRADQPKCKISWATLAGIGRIESNHGQYAGAILGADGRPSKPIIGVPLDGSAGVQAIGDTDGGRYDGDTGVDRAVGPMQFIPSTWRKWASDGNGDGLGDPQQIDDAALAAARYLCAGGRDMASPDGWWAGILSYNNSTEYAQKVFGLADGYAKGAQSVRKQG
- a CDS encoding helix-turn-helix transcriptional regulator; translation: MTGDPGVDALIRQWAAEREQTPEEQEVDRIASAWLADAPPQAPGIPGQRARTGQSRFVPVESADPGYLAAMRSRLPDVPEELLTAAAGWWQMVGGVAEAEEWWDAGISPLDQRALDYRAAGLAPSDLSRRLGPMTVLQHLRRGSAPAWCVARLARQQKSA